The region TGAAGTACCCTGGTGTTTTCTGGACTCAGGTCTCCTGTGAGACAGCCTGTGCCCTGACATGTCTCTGCCAAGTGTGAAATCACATACAAATGTGAAGCTACAGACATAATGACTGCTAGAGACACAAATAATTGACATTTTCTATTTGCAAAATAAAGTCTTGTTTGTTGCAgtttcacaaaaataataataataataataacgttAGCAACATATGTAGCCTGATAGTAGAGCCAAGGTAGCAAAAGTTAACAGCAAACCCACAATAACAAGACTTTGCAGACAAAACACAGGCTTTGAATTATCAAAACCTATTCACACTGAAATAGACAGCTGATTAACGTTTATTAAGTTTGTAAAGTTGGTGAATGTTACAGCACAACACCGCAAGCTAATGCTAACTGTGGATGAGATGTCAAAATAACGTTAGCAAGCTAAAAGCTGCTAAACCGAGCTGACAGTAACTGAATGTACGTTAGTGGACAGCTCCGACACCGTGGATGAGGCGTGGGCTGCAGCCCATACAGGGAaggtttattatttaattagcTAAAGGTAGGCGGCATTGTTTGTTAGAAACGGAGGGCCTGTCAGGCTGGATCCCCGGTGTTTCCTGAACACACCCACCTGGCATTACAGGAGGAGAGCTTCGGCTACACACGGATATCATGCTAAAGCTATAGCTGAAGTTCTCCTGCTGAGGCCTGACCTACTGCTACAGTAGGACTAGGACCCGACATTAGCAAAGGTAATTCTGGTCTGCTGACACTTTACATTTAAATTGAGTtgaaacaataacaaagaaGGAGCTGCACTTCgagtgtataaaaaaaatagcCTGTAACGTTACCACACCTCTTCGCTTTTGAGAACTTCTTTGAACTCCCGCTTGATCCTTTGGACCGCGATGTTAGCCATGGCTGTGTccgctgagctgctgctgcctggaaGCGATAGACCCGGGGCCTCTCTCCCtatgttgtctgtctgtgtgggggGACCGAGTGCTAGGTGCTTCCTACAGTTATGGAGCCCTCCTTTCACTTTCACCGTCTACCGCTGCTTTTCACTTCAGAGGCAGCTCACCGTTGCCGTcgactgcctgcctgcctgcctgccagccAGCGGACAgcgtcagtcagtcagtccagaacatgcacacactgtgcgGCTAAATGGAGTACAGACTGGAACTTTCATTAATGAGCTCCGGTGGTAGAAAACATGAGTTTATGTTCTTTTCAAACTTACCTTCAGGACATTTCTCATCACGTGCTGAACACATCTGATTTCTATCACTGTTAACTGTCaggattttaaatctcacagTGATCTGTTGTGgacattttatgtatttattttattacttagAAACAGTgggcaaaataaaattaaacgaAGGAAGATGGCAGAATGGTCCCCCTCTCTGATAAGGCACCATTTATTGTGGGTTCATAAACTGTAATTAATGGTTCATTCACGGTTAATGCATCATTTGCTGCAACTTTGTAGATCACTTATAAACCAAGAACAGCTTTTGGGTTGCCAGATTGTGAAAAATCCTTCTCCAGCACgacacttttcttgtctttttagGTCTGTAGTTCATTTGGCCGACCGCTCCAATGGGCTGTTTGGCTGTTTCTGAAAAATGGCTTTAGCACATCTGGACCAAACTCCATTTATAAACAGCATATTAAAATGTACTGCTGCAGACTTATTTCATATAGTTATTAGCTTGTGCATATAAAGTTTGACTAGCTGTTGATATGAGTGCAAAACCGAACAGTGAAAATGTAGCGATAAGTACAGCACTGTGAAATGTTGATGGTAAGAACTGTTTTTAATACTTTCTTAAGTTTCCAgtcttttgtttgaataaagGCTTTCTTGCATGTGGCCTGTTTATATAAAATGTTGACACGCGACATGACTTTCTGTTTCTGATCAGTTATAATGTCATTATTAATGTTGGTAAATCATTAAGAAGTACTACATAAACTGCTTGATAACatttacaacacaacacagagttGATGGATTATTGAAGAAACCATGATTATTGAAGACCATGATTATTGAAGAAACCATCATTTATAATAACAGGTGACTAATTGACTGTTGTTAATGGCCCATTTGAAACAGAGAAACCCAAGACTCTTTATTAATGCCACACTAACATTTATATATGCAAACCTGATGACTTATTAGATGCAAAACTGTTACTTCTCATTGATGGTTTACCAACATTTATAACTGCCTTACTACCGAATAGCTGACTACTGTagtataaagtataaaatagaatacaatggaaatactcaagtgaaGTACAAGCACCTCAGGTTGCTCAGTTACATTGCACAACTGTTTATGTGGTTAAACAGCTGTACAGATGTTGGAAGTCTTCATCCGCCTCTGTATGATGACAGACAGCTGGACTGTTTGTTTACTATGCAGACGTGATGATCGTTCCGTGCTGTGATTGGCTTAAAGGCCCGCTTATCAAACCTCCGGCCCAATAAGAAACGTTTAATCCGCCCTCCCCGCATAAGGTCCCGGATGTCCGTCGTGAAGAATAGCTGGCTGGTTCACGTGtattaaacaaaacacagacggTCGGTTGACATGTCTGTTGTTTAACGGTATCGGTGGagcaccacagcagcagcagcagaaactctCAGGCCCCCTCAAAGACAGCAAACGTTTTCTGAACACTTACGAAGCTCAAGTAAGtgatttgtgtcttttttttttcggtgcCGCTCGCTGtcacatctgtctgtgatcATATGTTCATTAAAAACGAGATGGCTGTGAGTTTTCTCTTGCTGTACTGGCTAGGCTAGCAACAAGCTAGTCAAACGTTGGCTAAATTAGTTCGAGAGCAAAGCGGTGTGGTTGTGTAAAACTCAGGGTTTAGTAGCTGTCTTTTATTGGATTTCTGCACGGTCGACTTAAACTGACCACTTGGTTTGTTCGTCACTCTTGAAATATGCAGGCGACCACCTATGGAAAATGTAACGTGTGCAAAATGTGTTTAACATGAATGTATGCACATCGTTTTTTAAagggtttatgtttttttgcattttgaggTGGAGCAGAATGATCGATACTTTATTGTACGTACACTAACCTTAGAAATATACGGACGAAATTTGTGGCCTTACATGTTTAtcaaaacatgtttgattttcCAATTAATTGTTTTTACAGTCGAACTAGACAGATGAATTGGCCGGCCGAAATGTATGGGTGATATTGCAGATATATTGATATAGGCATACACATTGGCCAGTAAATAACAAgaaactgcagaacagaaatgttCAAGATATGTTATACAGTGACAAGACTCAAAACAACTTTATTGTCAGTCCACTCGTGTACAATCTTATCCAAAAGTTTTTGGCACTAAAAGTAAAATGAGGATGCTTCCAAAATAATGCaatgaatagtttttatttttcacctaaCTTAATACAAAATggagtaaacagaaaaaaaaacaaaaatcattttgtgtaaccactttttttttctttaaaatactACCAAACATGAGAATTTTTCCCATCTGTCCCACAGATGTGAACACTGCATCAAAAGAAGCATCCATAATGGGACTCTTAATTAGTGTAATATAAATGGCAGGTGCACTACAAAGGCAAACCTGTTCAGATTACACGtgtcaaaaatacacaaacagtgcCAGAATCAACTGAGGAAATGCACAGTATGTTAATGAAAGCCTGATTAAAGTGAAAAAGATGTGGGCCATTtccaagaaaataaaatcacaaacatgTCTCACTTGACCTTTATTTATTCCTCAGCTTTGCTTTCAACTTTTAATGTAGTTTCTATAAGTTTACATTCATGCAGAGCAAAAGTGAGACGTCATATAGTGTTGACTGGCAGCATATGGACGAGCTTGGCATGTCCTGTAAGAACTAGAAAACATAAATAGAGAGCAAAGTGTGACAGCCTTCACTGTTGACAAAAAGTTAGATTACATGCAGCCACAGAGTCTGCTGACTGTCCTAACAGGGCAGTCTCCACCCcctaatctgtgtgtgtgcctgtgaaaCAACAATAGAGGACGGCACTGACAACAGGCAGCATTAGGTTTCTTTCACTTGTACACGTATGTCCTAGTTTAACagtactttttgttttgttccaaGGCGGACTTTGTCTGCAGAGAAATGGCTGAGGGAGGCTTTGACCCTTGCGAGTGCATCTGCACCCAAGAGTATGCTATGAGGCGCCTCATCAACCTGGTAAGTAATGAAACTGAGCTGCTTTCACCGTCATCTGAAGTCTAAGTGGCAGACTTGATTTTGACAGAGTTGAGGTGCATGGACAGGTCAAAGTATTCCAAGTATGCAGTGCCAAGTGAAAATATCTCCCACTGAAGTTGAGAGAAGGAAGCAAAGGTTAGATTAACAAAGATTAACAAAAAGCAAGTAAATGAAAGCATAGTGAAGCCAGAGAAGCAGGGGAAAGGGAAATGAAAAGCTGCCGAGTGACACTGAGCTAGCATATCCTGGTTCCTGCTCAGTGTTTATCTTGAGAGCCTATCAGTTCTGCCACGCGAAGACGTTTCACTCTGTTGCGCTTGCGTCTGTTGTCAGGTTTGCTTAGTGCATGGAAATGTTCTCTGGCTCCTCTTAATGGAAAGTGTGTTGTAAAAGATGAGGTAGAAATTGTTGAGCTAAAATGAGTTTCTGAGTGTATTCAGGATTATTGCTTGTGCTGTGTCAGTTTCCAGGTGACCTCATTGGCTCTTTGTGTACAGGTGTAACTTGCATGGCGAGCTGCAGTTGGCTCAGAGCGTGAAGCCACCCTGGGAGTTTTCTGATTTGCTTGCAGCAAGAAAGGGTGTTGTCCAAATAACTAAAGAATTTACACAGCATGTCCCAGTCAGAAGAGTACATTTTAGTAAGCAGGCAGACCTCAGATGGCTGCTTTGCATCATCCACATAAATTGGTAATAGAAAGCTGTGAGTGGGTCATATGTTTGCATGCCTGATGAAACAAGGAGCTCTTAAGGTGTATATCACAGAGTTTTATTGGCAGTGTCTTTATAGCAGTGGCCActtgtattttctctcttcccaAATGAGAGCAGTGATAACCAGAGTAAATAATGCAGTCATTAAAGTCATAGAGTGGAAGAATTATTGATATTATTTGTCCTACTCTTCTCTTCTGTTACATTTACTTTGTTCCTTCTGTAATTTCTCTTTTAGCTGAGGCAATCTCAGTCCTACTGTACAGACACAGAGTGCCCTCAAGAATGTATGTATGACCACTTCTTCATGTAATTCACATTAGACCTTATGTTTTTTTCATAGTGTGTCATAGCATGACTGCACTCAAACCTTCTCTCAAATCAGAAATATCAGTGTAGATTACATTTGTGACGGACAAAGACGTGTCTCTGTTCAGTGCCAGGACCCAGCGGGTCAGTCGGCGGAGGAGGTGACCTGACCCTCCCTATGGTTCTGATGGGATGGGTGGTGGTGGCTCTGGTCCTGTTCCTGCTGCGCCCATCTAGTCTCAGAGGTCCCCGTCCCACAGGCAAAGCCACAGGACCCCACAATGTCAGTACTGATCATACTCATTTTATATTGCAAACAATGTCATCTCAAATGTAGTCACTGCCCCGCCTTGGTTTGCTTTGGCACTTACAGCATCCCAGGGACAATGACTCACAATGTAAGAGGGAATTTGGGAATTTCAGGAGAAAATCTTTCTCACAAAAGTGAATAAGACATCATTTGTTAATTTAAAGATTCTCTGagtcaaaatgcaaaaacataATTCAATTTGACAAATACTAacactggattaaaaaaaaaactaaatatataaATTCAAAAGAAAGAAGCAACATAATCAGCTAATGTGAATAACTATAAAGCCAATTTGGAACTTAATTTGCTGTATGATGGTTGTTATGCGTCTCGTAAAATTAGAACAATTTACTGCCttgttttccaaaataaaacattgtgaAACATGCAGAAAAGAAGTGCATTCATATGCCtaaatgtttagttttaattttatatttataaaacagGAAGATGACATTTAGTCATTAAAAGTAGCTTGTGACCAGTATGTTTCATTAGGTGTCTTCCATGCTGCAAGTTATAGCTAGCAACAGTTTTAAATATACTCAAAACATTTATACGGTTGCTATGTTTAAAAGTTGTCTGGTCAGTACTTTTTAAATATTAGCAAAGATAGTAATCAGAAGCCAAATGTTTATTCTGGGATGTTGACCGGAGACAAAACTAGAGCTGTATTTTAATAGTGACTCAGACCTTGCGTGTACACAACTAGACAAAAAGATTAAAACATAGAATcatagaatagaacatagaatcACGCAGGGTGAtcagtgtgaaaaatatttcactgatCATTTCCTCAGGAGTGGTTTCAGCATGTACTCTCTGATAGCACCATcacttgcttttgttttaaagatttaataTCTTCCTGTCTTGGTTTACAGAGTGATGGAAGAGAGCCCCCAGCACCTCCTATTGATTAGCAGCGCAGCCAGACCACCAGCactcctccacctgctctgaCTGGAGCTGCACAGCTAGAAACTGTGACCAAGACAGTGTCATCTCCCTGTCAACCTTCATACAAttatcttttgctttttttttttctttttctgatacCATGGCATTGCTGGGTAGGTCTGTCTTTGATTCTTGTTACTTGAGCCCAACTGATACTGGATTAACAAGGCCAATGCAGATCTGATATTTGagagattagaaaaaaaaatgtgatgatatAATGATCAATATTCATTTTTTGCACaaacgcacaaaaaaaaaatggtggcaGTTATTCTGCTTTCTGCTCTACATCAGATTTGGTCATTTTTGACATGTCATAGGAAATTTCAtaataaccacaaaaaaaaaaaaaacaatcaaaacacaacatcaaaaaataaaaacttgaatTAAAAGATATTTGGTTTTGTATATCTGCTGACATATATGCTGATACAGTGTACCTGTGATAAGCCAGTTTTGACTGCTAATAATGGTCAACAATATCAGCATGTCGATGCATCAGTTGGGTTCTACGTTGAACTTCAACAAATCTTTAATCGGGAGGTGTGGGATCGCTCTGAGTCAGTCCCTGATCTCAGCTCTGGTGCAGACTGATCTTCAGAAACTCAGACATGAGCTCAAAATGAAGGAATGTGTCACATGGGTtcagggagaagagaggggtAGCAGGGGAATTTTTGTTGGGCAGTTAAATTGTTGTTTGGCTTTTGCTGAGTAATGAAGGGTGGCAGATTATTCAGTCTTGCTGAAACATTCCTCTCTTTCCACTTTAAAGTTACAATTGTGAACAGTGCCAGTAATAATTTCATATATCATATCACATTTAATAGCATATTCAAACCAGCACAATGACAGTTTTTTGAATTCtgaatttgaatttcatttaaaattgattttaatGCAGTGAATTCATCTTCTGTGCTTTAAAGCTTTTAAAGTCGAGgggagctgcagcttcaggtgataattctctgtatgTTCATCACTACCAGCAAACTCCTTTCACATTGTctttttatcataaaaaaatattgattatagccacTGTAAGTATCAGAAGATTTGATTACTATAGTATAAGTGATGAAGAGGATAATACATTTGCAATAAGTCATGGGTTATTGtagaaaatgtgaacaaaatatttgatgcacaaaacaaatataaaaattctTCCCCTCTGTCTAGAGTCTCTCTAAAAGATTGTTAAATGCTCGTGTTTCACTCTCATATCACAAAAGGAAATGAATTGCTGGCAAACAGGGTTTAATAGGTCTGGTCATTGTAAAATAATATACTCAGCACAACCAAATTAAGTTTTAATTATATTTAGATGATTCTGTGTACTGTAGCTATTTTGTggttaaacaaagaaaatgattgTTGTATACTGACTTATTAGTAGCCAAGAATCATTTCATTAGCACTTTTGTTGTGGTATCTTGATTCATTTTGAAAGGTGTGTTGTACTGATTGAGCTGTCTAACAATGGTGGCCTTGTGGGGATGAGGGCCTGTCCTTCTTTTCTTACTGAGAATCACAGCAGTCTGTGAGTATTGGGAGCAATCCAAAGTTTATACTTCACAGCTTCTGTATCACAATAATATGTCAAAccaatgaaaaggaaaaaactgaaaaacagtgcCAATGTAATATTATGATTCTGGTCTCAGTGCTGATTGAGAGAATTTTTGTGGAAGAACAGCAGTATCtgaagtcattttcattttagattTATGTTGCCGAAAGGACGATGGAATCACCTTCAGCAGGAATTTTCTGTGATGTTTCCATATTATTGGCATAGCTTACATTACAGGCTTATTTCCTTACATTTGTTAATGCAGAAGTGATAATTTTACATTAGATAACTTTATAGAAAGTGTTTTGGCTCTATTAAAGGTTGAgatacagttagtgaacagaaaaataaaaacccccTAATGCCGACCAATACAGTGgtgaaacatgttttgttccaacaatgtatgtaaatgtgggTGGATGTTTATAACACCATGCAACAGCGCCACAAAGTACAGCCTCAGAGTTACAGAAGAGAATCAACCCTCCTTTAATTCAATCTCAAGATAAAAGGTTTCCTGTTTTTCTAGCCACTGATTGTATTTTGGCAAGATCTTTGTTATGCCCCTATCACAGAAACATGGTTATTAAAGTGTATCTCGGTCTTGTGTTACTTCACAAGGTATCTGTGATATAAGAAATTACTTGGATTAGTCTTACAATTGTAGGATCTTTTTTGATTGTGGATATTTCCTGCAACAACTGTGGGCTGAGTTCCCAACTGTCTTAAGTGGCTGGCTACTCTTCATTTCCATATCAGCAAATGTCCTCTAAATTTGTTTAAGTGCATCTTTCAAGACTTGCTTTGGATATGgcagggaggagaaagacagtgtTTGGTAAACCATAAGCAGTTGTAAATAACGAAGGTGGAAGCCATACTAGATGGTTGAGATGAACAACTGGATTATCTGGCACCACAGGAGACCTCGATTTTACACTGTTACTGTTCAAGAGTAAAAGGGCTTCAACTATGCACTTTTcctacaacaaaataaacataataaaaagaA is a window of Toxotes jaculatrix isolate fToxJac2 chromosome 4, fToxJac2.pri, whole genome shotgun sequence DNA encoding:
- the smim14 gene encoding small integral membrane protein 14 translates to MAEGGFDPCECICTQEYAMRRLINLLRQSQSYCTDTECPQELPGPSGSVGGGGDLTLPMVLMGWVVVALVLFLLRPSSLRGPRPTGKATGPHNSDGREPPAPPID